Part of the Quercus robur chromosome 5, dhQueRobu3.1, whole genome shotgun sequence genome, TCTAGAAGTATTTCCATGTTTTTAGTCCTCATCCATCTAGAGCCAGGTATTCTCCTCATCCTCGTTCTTAggttttccttcaaatttcaagATGTCTGAGGTTGTGGTTTCTTCGTCCAATAATAGTGTAAATAAGGCTATAGACGAGTACCATGACTCAACTAGTTATAGTGGTTCTAGTAGTAGTAGCAGTAGTGAGCGGAATACCACGAACGAGGAATACACATCTAGTGTTCCTAAGGTTCCTTTAGAGGCTTTCCAAGAACATCTTAGGATAAGGGCAGCTTCTAGGTCTAGAGCTGGTATCTCGATGAGTGTTCTTTCGTCCACTCCTTTAGACGAGGTAGAGACAATGTACAGTTGTGCTGTAGGCGTCCTTTCCAAAACAGATGAGATGAGACTCACTGCACTTAGGAGTTGGTACCAAATTCCAGATGACCTTTACCCTAGGTTAGCTATCCGTGGGGAGTGGTGCTACAACCCTCATTTTAGAATAGGTGTCTATGAAGCTTACCTTTCAGGGAGACTTAGGTTACCTCTTAATGCTTTTGCTAGGGAATTACTTACTAGGTTAGGTTTAGGAGTGTGTCAGTTTAACCCCAATGCATAGAGATTGGTCATCTTTATGCAAGTTTTGTGGAGGGAGGTGTTTGAAGGGGATCGTCCTCTCACTGTGGACGAGTTCCTCCTCTACTACAAACCCTTAGAGATTAACCAGTCCCTTGGTTTTTATCAATTCACAGCCCGGGACAAAGATTGTAGATTAATTAAGTCATTGGTAATATTTGACAGAAACTAGAAGACGGAATTTTTCTTCGTCTCTGGTTTCTGGTATAGGCACCCTGTTGAGGTTGGCAGGGATCCATTTGCCCCATATACTGGAGAATTAGGAAACCTTCTTTCTGaaggtattttttatttatttatttattttttatatagtgTTTTTATCTTTTGCTTACAATCGTCTAAccgttttctctcttcttcttctccttcttcttcttcttcttcttttttatttttatttttattttcttagctGTTAGACAACCATCTTTAAGCAAATTTCATCATGACCGCGTTCAAAGAGCTCATCTATATGCTAACAAGAGTTTCCATTCGTTGGTCACCCTTCAACGTCTTGCAACATAGGGACTTGATCCTGAGCCATCTGCTGAAACTATAGCCCACGAGCTCACTGTTCGTAGACGtgagttttctttttacttaGAATTTATCTAAGTATTATTTGAGTTATACTCTTTAGCTAagctttaatatttttcttttagggATGGTAACCATGAAAGAGAATAAGGGAAAGGAAGTGGTGGACGAGGTACCTACCTCATCTCAGCCTTCTCAGAGGGTTCCTATGAACCTAATTGAAAATAAGGATTTGGCTTGGGAATGTTTTTAGAAGGTTGTGATTGATAAGGATGTGACTGCTTGCTATGACATGTCCTTGAAGGAATTTAAGCATTCTGCTGTTCATGATCTCTTCAGGGTATGTAATCTTACTTTTGCCTCATCTTGTCACTTTTACATTTTTCTCGTCTAACaaatttcctcttttttttttcttttttttaggcaatgtCAAAGTTCATCATAGCGTCCAAACAGGCCACAAAGATGGACAAGATGAAGATATAGCTTGAGACAAGGATCCAGGAGGTTAAAGACAACTACAGGGGTTGGGCTGAGGTGGCAACCAAGGCTAAAGACAAGGCCAAGGAATTGTAGAACCTCGTCGAAGAGCTCAGAGCTGACATCATTGAGAAGGACACTCATTTTGACTACCTTCAAAAGAGGAATGATGAGCTGAGTACCCTTCTCAATAAGGCCAAAGAAGACACTGTGGTGGAGTTTAGAGCTTCCAAATAGTTCACTGATTTGTTGGACACCAATTACACGGTTGGCTTTAAAGATTTTCGTATAGATGCTATGGAAAACTTCCCTGAAGTTGACTTTAGCTCCATCAAGCTCAACCTTGGTGCTGTAAGGTCTCTCCTTCGAACGAGTTCTAAAGATGTTAATATTGAAGACGATGCCACCACTCAGCCTGCCCAGGACAAGCCTAACTTTGGAGATGACCCCCCACAATGAAGATATGAAATTTTAGCATCTTAgtttccctttctctttcttttttttttttctttttttttttatttattttttttatgagttctATTGTTTTGGACCATTTGAAGTTATTCAAGTACATTTCACTCGTCTATAATTTTTGGGACAAGCTTCCAGACAATTGCTTTTTAGGCTTTACTTTATAAGGGTTTTTGGACGGTGGTCGTCTATCctttttataaacttttatgAATGAATGTTTATTTCCATCATTTTCTATTGAACATGTTATTGTATGGAtgtatttttcttcatttacaTCATCCATGTTATACTGGTTTGAGTGTGGTCCGTCCACTCATGGAGGCACTTAGCTCGTCCATGTTAATATAAACTCCtcatgttcaaaattttcaccatcctttaaattttgtaagtataacTCATTTTATGAATGGCATGGGTTTTTGTCAGCTTTAATCGTCCAAAGATAGGATTGTTTTGGCTGGATATTTATCCATAGACTTTGAATATTCTTACGTGCACGCACTTCCTCATTCATTGGTTGGACGAATTTGCTTCAGGCTTTATCTCGTCCATTGTTTAGACGAATGTGCCTTAAGCTTATTTTCCTTTGCTTTATCCCTATTTTAAGGAAAGCTTAATAGATGTTACCTCCCTGCGTTTAGAGATTTTACTCGTCTTGGGCCTTTAGCCTTCTTGTGgatgaaatcatgaaaattagaaattcaTACATCACATATATTGGAAATCCAAACTGTATATATGTAACATAAACATCGTCTTCAAGCATGGCACATGCTTAGAAACTAATGCCTTTTagggaattaaaaatacaaacagaGGGACCAAGTCTATGACTTCGTCCATAGTCCATAGCGCATAGTTTAAAAACTAATACACCTTTAGGAAATTAAAGTACAACATATAATGCTAATAACGAACACATGCAAGTAACAGAAAGCAACACAAACTTTATCTCATCTAGAGTGACAACGTCTAAGATGATCTCGTCTAAGATGATCTCATCCATGATGATGCTCGTCTAGGCTGATATTTTACTGATAATATCTTCTTAAATGCTCAACATTCTAGGGGTGCTCTATCTTTCTCCCATCTAGGGCTTCTAAGTAATATGATCCTTGTCTTTTGCAATTAATAAccatgtagggtccttcccaattaggtcctAGTTTCCCATGGGTTGGATTTCTGGTTGCTAAAGAAATCCTTTTTAGGACGAGGTCTCCAATGTTGAAGCACCTGGATTTCACCATTGCATCATATTGTCTAGCCATGAGGTTTTCATAACTCGCTATCCTTTACTCCGCATTCATCCTTACTTCGTCTATCAAATCAAGGTCGAGGCGAAGTTGCTCCTCATTATCCTCATCCTGATACTTCATCACCATGTGGTTTGCCATACGCACTTTTGCAGGTATCACTGCTTCACTTTTGTAGGCTAGTTTGAAGGGATTTTCCCTTGTGGGGGTCCTTACAGTCGTCCTATAAGCCCATAAAACTCCTGGTAGCTCATCTGGCCATACTCCTTTTGCCCCCTCAAGTCGATTCTTGATTATTTTCAACAAGAATCGATTTGCCACTTCTGCTTGTCCATTTGCTTgtgggtgggagggtgaggaATAATGATTCTTGATTCCAAATTGCTCACAAAAGTCCCTGAAAAAGTGTGTTGTCAAATTGCCGTCCATTGTCTGATATTAGTACCCTAGGTATCCCAAACTTGCATACAATGTTTTTCCATAcgaaatttttgacattttgttGTATGATCTTTGCTAGGGGTTCtacttccacccatttagtgaagtaattgATCCCTACTACTAAAAACTTCATCTGCCTGGTTCCAAGTGGAAAGGGATCCAAGATATCCAATCCTCATTGTGCAAAGGACCATAGGGCCATCATCGGGGTGAGATACTCCGATGGCTGTCTAGGGATGTTGCTGAAGCATTGACATTGGTCACACACCTTAACATAAGTCTTAGCATTTGCTTGAATAATTGGCCAGTAGTAACCTGCACGGACGACTTTATGGACTAGTGCTCTTGCTCTTGAGTGGTTTCTGCATGCTCTTTCATGTACTTCCCTCAACACATAGTTTGATTCATCTGGAGCTAAGCACCTTAAGTAAGGCTGAGAGAAGCCTCTTTTATATAGTACCTCGTCTATAAGGACATATTTGGCAGCTTTGATCCTTAACTTTTTAGCCTTATCCTTGCCCTCCGGGAGCCTTCCATCTTTGAGGTAAGTTACTATggagtcatccaattttcttctCCATCAATCTGTTGTACCTCTAAAAGATCTATGCTTGGCATGTATTGGACTTTATCATACTCGTCCATAGCTCCCCCTGTTAAAACTGCTTTTGCCAAAGCATCTACTTCCATGTTTTCCTCCCTTGGGAGTTGAACAAAACTGGCTTCTTTAAATTTCTTGACAAGCTGCTTTACCTTGCTGAGATACTTCTTCATCCAATCTTCCTTAGCTTCACACATTCCATTCACTTGATTGATAATCAACTGAGAATCTCCGTGGATGACTACTGATTCTACCCCTAAGGACTTAGCCAattccaatcctttaaggagagcttcatattcagcttcattgttggtgATTTGGTATTGTAAACGAGTTGCGTATTTCAATTTATCTCCTTCCGGGGACTTGAGTATAACTTTAATTCCTCCTACATATAATGTGGATGAGCCATCCACATTGATGACCTACCTCTAAGCTTCATCCACCCTGCCTAGCTCGCCTTAACTAGGAGTGAACTCTGCAATGAAATCTGCCAATACCTGTGCTTTTATCGCACTTCTTGGTTGGTACTTAACATTAAACTCGCTGAGTTTTATGGCCCATTGGATTAGTCGTCCTACAACTTCTAATTAGTTCATCGCCTTCTTCAGTGGATGATCTGTCAAGACATTTATGACATGAGCTTGAAAGTAATGTCTTAACTTCCTAGAAGTCGTGACCAAGGCAAATGCTAGCTTTTCCATCATGGGATATCGTCCTTCTGCCCCTCTTAACGCTTGGCCTGTATAATAAACCGGCTTCTGTATCTTCCCTTCTTCTCTAATCAGCACTAATCTCACTGCATGTGGGGACATCGCTAAATACAAATATAACTCTTCACCTAGTATGGACGGGCTTAGCAGAGGAGCTGTGGTGAGATAGGTCTTGAGGTCTTGAAAGGCCTtctgacactcgtccgtccattcGAATCCCTTCTTAAGAACTTTAAAGAATGATAAACACTTGTCAATAGCTTTTGAGATGAATCTATTAAGGGTGGCAACTTGTCCTGTGAGAGGTTGGACTTTTTTTATATTCCTTGGTGGCTCTATATTCAGTATCGCTTGCATTTTATCGGAGTTTGCTTCAATTCCCCTATGTGAAACCATGAACCCAAGAAACTTACCTGATGAAACTCCAAAGGCGTACTTGCTCGAATTCAACTTCATGTTATATCATCTAAGTGTATCAAAGGTCTCTTTAAGGTCGTTCAGATGCTTTTCCTTATCCAAACTCTTTACTAGCACATCATCTACATAAACTTCCACATTCCGTCCAATCTATGGATGAAACATATGGTTAACTAGCCTTTAATAAGTCGCCCTTGCGTTCTTCAAACCTAAGGGTATCACTTTGTAGCAAAATAGACCTTGGTTGGTAATGAAAGATGTCTTTTCTTGGTCCACCTCGTCCATTCTTATTTGATTATAGCCTAAGAAGGCGTCCataaaatttagcaatttataACCCGTAGTTAAGTCCACCAGCTGGTTAATGCATGGCAACGGATAACTATCCTTTGGGAAAATCTTGTTCAAATTGGTGAAGTTCACGCATATCCTCTACTTGCTGTTAGCTTTCTTAACCATCACCATATTAGCCAACCAATCTGGGTAATAAACTTCCCGGATAAATTTTGTCATGGTCAACTTCTGGACTTCTTCTTTAATAGCATTATCTCGTTCGGGAGCAAAAACTCTCTTCTTTTGACGTATGGGCTTGGAGGAAGGATACACGCTCCAACGGTGGGTGATTACACTCGGGTCAATACCCGAcatgtcttcatgactccaTACGAACACATCCATgctcttctttaaaaaatggACAAGGTCTTGCTTCATCTTCATTTCCATGCTTGTTTCAATTCTTGTGAACTTCTCGGGGTTACTCTTGTCCAAAGGAACATCTTCCAGCGCTTCGGTGGGCTCCATGGTAACCCTTCTCTCATCTATGCTCATCGTTTGTACATTTTTTCCCATAGCCAACATGGCTAGATAGCATTCTCTATCGACTAATTTGTCTCCTTGTTCTTGACCTACTCTGTAATCTATTGGGCACTTAACAGACAAATGGTAAGTAGATGCTATTATCTTCCAACTGTTTAAAGTCAGTCTTCCAATGATAGCGTTGTATGACGATGAACGGTCCACGACTAGAAAGTTTACTTCTTTGGTTATCTGTTGTGGATATGCTTCTACCACCATAGGTAATGTAATGGTACCCACGGGTTGCACTTCCATTCCTCCAAATTCTACCAAAGGTGAATTTACTGGACGAAGTTAATCTCGTCCAAGCCTTGTTTGCTGGAAGGTAGGGTAATATAAGATGTCCGTCGAACTTCCATTCTCTACCAACACCTTTTTAGTCGTATAATCAACAATGAGCAAAGTGATGACGATCGCATCGTCATGTGGGTGGTGAACCCTTTCAGCATCCTTTTCCGTGAACGTAATGGCTTGCTTGTCCGTTACCCTCGTCCTTGGGGATCATTCATAAAGTTGGACGTTTGCATTACCTTCAAGTACATCTTCCTTGACTTGGAAGATTGCCCTGTCGAGGTCCCTTCTATGATAACTCTTATTTCTCCAAGTGGGGGTCGTAATGACTCTTCTAGCTTTCCCTTCAACTTCTTGTCCTTGtgatctcgtccaaggaaatttCTCAATTTGCCTTGCCTGATAAGATTTTCTATCTGTTACTTTAAATCAAAACACTCGTCCGTGTCATGTCCATGATCTCTgtggaagcgacaatacttgttcctATTACGCTTGTTGGGATCTCCTTTCATTTTTTCCGACCATTTCAAGGAtggatcatccttgatttgcataaacACTTGTTCAAGTGGCATGTTCAAGGGCGTATATTGTTGACTCCATGCTGAAGAATTTGCCTTCTTGTTATCTcgatctttcttctctctcgtCTAggccttctttggacgaggacCCTGCTCAGGATGGTGCGGGAGATCTGCTTCCATTCGACCggctctcttcctcttcttagatATAATTGTGTCCTCTACATTCATAAAGTTTTTGgccgaatggacgagttcaGCCATGGTGTGAGGCTTTTGCTCATAAAGCTTATGGATGAATAAATTAGAATTAACTCCATTATGGAAGGCcgccaataacaacttgtcatccATCTCATCTACCGTCAGGGCTTCCCTGTTGAAATGAGTATTGAAGGACTGCAACCTTTCATTTTCTCCTTGCTCTATGGTTAACAGGCTGGACGAGGAACATTTATGCTTTTTTTCTCCGATAAAATTATTGACAAACAACTTACTTAATTCTTCGAAAGAACCCACAGAGGTATCTTGCTGAACCATACTCGTGCTGGTCCTTTGAGGGTGGTAGGAAAAGCCCACACATAATCTCGTCTAGAACCCTTTGAAGGTGCATCGAAATCTTAAAAGTAGCAATATGATCAAAAGGGTCGCACGTTCCATCATATGAGTCCAAAGAAGGTATCTTGAACTTAGAAGGCAAGGGATGACTATTGATGGAAGGCATGAAAGGGGAGTCTGTTCGATGAACTAAATCATCTATAGGATTTTCCCTTCTTATATTCTCCTTCATCTCTTCCATGGCCTACCTCATCTAATCCATTTCCCTCTCCAAGTGTGGCACCCTTCGTGAAGCGGTACCCCTTGACTGGTTCTCGAGCTCAGCATTTTCTCATTCTCTAACTTCTTGACTCTGAGCTTGTCCTTCCACGTATCTTTCATGGCATTACCTCCTTAGACTGATCTCCCTAGTCAACTCTTGGTTCTGATGGGTTAACTCCACCATGGCGACTGCCATGGATTGTATGTGCTGGATGGAAGGTGGTTGCATGACAAGTGCTGATTGACGATTGTGATGGGGATTACTTGAAGCATTCCTACTCTCCTAGTGGCTTGGACTAATGGCCATTGATCTTGTCCGAATCATGCAACCTTTTTGTCACAGGAAGATAAAttgcaaaacacaaaattaatcggtttccacagacggcgccaactgatgatgcaaagaaaatcagtaggctgaatgctcTGGGCTTCAATGGGCTAGGGATTGCTTGAGaggcttgaaaagaaaagaaaaagacaagatcAAAGATGACTGGGATGAACCGATCAAGAACCCTTTGATgcttaaattagtttttttctcTGAAATGTtagaattccaattttttttggagtcGTGAGAACTTACTTCCATTTGATGTGGATGAGTGTTTATATAGTGTGCTTTGGAGTGGTTTCTTGTCTCGTAACTTCCCCAATATTTGTGGAAGTTAGAAGGTTCAGACTTAACTTCTAGAAACCGCTACAGAAGTTGGAATGTTCAATCTTATCTTCTATAACTATCATTGGAAGTTAAGTATTTAGTAGGAAGTTAAAGCGATGAATTAGGATCTCGCTCATGTTTCAAAATAGTAACACGTGGCTCGATTCATCAGTCTTTTGTAGGTAAATCTTTCTGGAAATTTCCCAAGTGTTGGGGGTTGTCCAGGTTTTTGGGGTAGTCCAAGTGCTTTGCTGATGGACGACCCTCATCCCCATGGACAACCATCCTACGAGGGATGTCCATTCCTGTCTTCTTGACTTGGACGACACTCATGGACGAATTGGAATTTATTCAATCTTTAGTTCGCCATCAAAGGTAATAGACAAGCAACCAGTATtagagttattttattttatttatttatttaggatAAGCAAGGTAAAAATATTCCTAAGCAAGATGAAGGGCATGGTGAAATAATTGGTGGAAATTTTTGTTTTCCCGacaaaatatatagttgtttCCAACTTCTACAAGAGAGCAATGCATAAGAAAATGATAATTGTCTCTATTTTATGtactatttttatatatgagaCTTAACGTATTTGGGCACCCCTCGAGAATGCTTTGCAAATGCTCTCTGCATGTATAAGCaatttacttaaataaataaaaccttcctttttaataataataataaaacaaatatccatattatttataaaaatttaattgaggTGATATTTTGTACACAATTCTAAACTCCAATTAGTTAAGGGTTGATGCCTTGATATTGGACACTCCACTCCAAACAAGTTGCCAGCTTGCTAGTCATGATGATGATTAATTGCAAATCACAAGAAAAACATCcgaaaaattttcttttgcattaTAGTAATCAATTACAAATGATTGACCCAGCATCCAATAATGCTGAAAATTGCTATagctttcttattttttccccctaattGAACTACACTTGTAACACCCCCACTCGTTGTTCTCTCTCACAATCACAACAAGGCCTATATAGTCGATGGAAACGATAACACTCATGTATATTATTGGCTTTGAACAAGAAACCTAGGAAGGCCTATTTTAGATCCCAATTTTTGAACATCCTCTTGGACTTGTTGCCTGTACTCTCTAAAGCTGAATTTTCTGTAGACTGAAGGCTCGTGACAACTATGTATCACAGTGTCATATGAAGGACAAAAGAAATATGCGGTGGAAAACCTTTCCACCAGAGAATTGGTGACAACTCTGTGTTGTACACTCTTATACACATCATTGCTCCACGCCTATCCATGAGATTAATTATtaccagcaaaaaaaaaaaaaaaaaaaaacatttattagtGGGTGGactttaatataaatatatgtataaataattcaaagtagGTAATGTATAATCATCTAAtcgtttaccaaaaaaaaaaaaaaaatcatctaatcAAAGACATGAAATTTACCTGAAATAAGTCACCAATGTTGATAATTAAAGCCTCTGGGTTAGGTTTAACAGAAATCCATTTCCCATCTTTCACTAATTGCAACCCACCAACTTGATCTTGATGCAATATTGTGAGGAAGTCACTATCGGTGTGTGGCATTAGGCCAAATACCTCTGAAGGCATTGGGCATGGTGGGTATCGATTCATTCGAAGATAGCAAGTGCTAGGCAAGCAATGTTCTTGGAAGAAAGTGGATTTGTGACCCAATTTCTCAGCTAaaatttcagctaatttttgtGCTAGACTAGAAACTGTTGTGGCGAACTGTCCAATTGTTGAGCTGGATATAAAAATACAAGTATATTAATAAGATAAAAAGatggattttgctaatgtgtgtTCTTAGggcacacaataattttcatttttggaaaaaaattttctcgggaattgaaaaagtattgacagttttttcaattcccgaaaaaatgtttccaaaaatagataacTTAATGTGTGttctaagggcacacattaaccggaccctaAAAAGATATATACTAAAATAATTAGTAGGGGCAGCTCCGTTGATGATTCCGTGCAAGTTTAGACTTTAAAGTCACGACAATGCCACTAATGATTCCGTGCAAGTTTTGAGTTACGACAAACTTTAAAATTGTTAATGTGACAAGttcttaattataaataataaggTAATATCAATAGTGAATCTAgttgagaaataattataacCTATCAACTTTTgcaattgtgaaatttattgagaaaaatattatgCATGCAGGGTTTTAGTCGTGTATGACATAGAATATCATTCCCACACTTGCGGATATTCCTAAAAACCTAATGGTCAAAATCTTTGTTCATTACCTACCTGGAGTTGACGCTAGATATGGCTAGTAGTAATTCAAACCAAAGTAATAGTCCCTACATCCATTAAAGCCAAATTTTTACATCCAACCGGTCTCCGTTTACCTCATCATGATGACAAGTTATATCACGCAGCAGACATATGCATTCAATCCATCATTTCAAGGGAAATGTATTGGTATatgtatcaaatttttttacacatGCAATTATCTTATACATATGTATaagataattattataataaagtaTGTATTAATGtgtttgtaagttgtaacaagTTTTTACCAGAAGGTGCAAAATAGGTAGGAaacatgagaaagagagagagacagagagaccaTGCATGCAGAGTCCAGCTATGTTGGTCATAGATTTCTGAAATGTGAGAAGGTAATAGTACTACTGACCACTGTATCAGTAAGGTGCATGCACCACTACTACTGTTTGTTTATTTGCCACGTATACTCTGCAGTTTCTGTATATCTGAAATCTATTTCTGATACATATAGCTTCCAAATGCAAAACGACACAAAAATACACCGATGCAAATTTGACACAATTCGTGAAGTACTATGCGCATATCTATCTATACCATGCCCATTGCACAGCTAGAAGCTGTGGTTCGAAAACATTCACATGTGATATTATGAAGCAGAAGCTGACTCATCTAGTAGATGTGGTTAGCTGTCTGTTTCATTTACTTTCTATGAAACTGATGtgtggcaaagaagccaaagcTTCCACTGATTCaatctaaacccaaaaaaataaagaaaaacaagttaTGTCTGAGCCCGGGTTCGAACCGGGGACCTCTAGTGTGTGAGACTAGCGTGATAACCAACTACACCACCCAGACGCTCGCTCTATATTTTGCTAACTTACTAATATCGTCTTAGCTATTGTCTCTCACATCTATAAATCCTTCCATGATATTTaagcaattttgtttttttcaatagttGAGGAGGGAAGGATTTAAACCCTTGAACTTTGACGGGTTTTCGTTGAAGACACTAAAAAAAGGTCAATTGAGTTATAAATGTCTTGACTACAAACATAATATCTATCATCACAACAAATATTGAGTAAAAGAATAAAGATAGAAATTGGGCCTCCGTCTATATCACACGATGACATGCACCCTAATCAGTTATAGCATGACCATCAGAAACAAGTTGAGCCTAAAAAAGCAATATTATAGCTTGTTGTAGAAATATATGTTATAAGATTTTATCACCTTATTCGAACCTTTTTATCTACCtaattgacaaaaaatgaaaaggaagaGACAAAGAGAGTGCATAAGCAAAAACCAAAGtattttggttaattaataaatattattattatacctgAGACTATCGGAACCAGCAGGTGGTGAAGTCGAAATATCGAGCAAAGGAATGTGGAAAGCTTCAGACCAAGACAACTGCCTAAGGCAAGTGGCTGTAGGTGTGCCCCAACGGTAGGTACCAGCTGAAAAATTCAGGTACTTGTCTTCTTTGGTCTTCATATCAAAGGATTGCTTAAACACCCTCTCTTGCATAAACCTCATCTTCTCCAAGATCTCACAGGAAATCCCATGATTCACAACTTGGAAGAAACCCCACTCTTGTGAAGCCCTAGCTATCTCCAACTTGCACCCCTCTCTCTCACCTTCATCACCATGGTCTAAACGGCTAAGGTCAATCAATGGAAGCTCACATTCCTCCACCATCACAACCCACTCGTTCTTTGGGGTAATCTTTTTTTCGATGGTTCTTTTGTCGAAGAGGGTCTTGTAGGCTTCATGAAATGGTGGGTCCGAGTCCATACTTAGCTGCTGAAATTAGAACACAGTGTGAACAGAATGTTAATATATAAGAGCTTTATATATAGGGAAAGGTAGCATAAACTTAGGTTAAATCAGAGGCTAGGTTTTAACAAATGGGTATTTTTTGGAGATAGAGACAAGGAGAGAATGAATGggacaaatttatttttccatttgttCCTGTTTCTTCGTCTTCAATGAAAACGTTTCGGCTTTTCTTTTTCCAAGTTTTGGGCTTTGGACACAAAGCTGATCCATGTCTTTTTCTTAGACTTGAAGACatctattttctttaaattaattttttattagtgttTTCTATGGTGATTACCTATACTGTTCGGCGCATAgacacccacccccccccccccttttttttttaatttaactaagtttattattttagttaatttataaatttttagatatagTTATATTTCTACACTTTAAGTAAAACTTTATAAGCTTAAACTCTTGGGTGTGTTCTATCAAGTCTAGCAATGTGAAAAGAGTGTGTATAAAACTATTCATATAAACTTAGCAATGAGAATTGAGTTGAGTTTGGGACAAAATGGATCTTTTATAAACTTAAACtctctaaatattttagatgtcaaattctattaatttaatttcaaaaattacacttcatactcatctcaattatatttgaaaaacttAAACATATCCCAAACTCACCTATTTATACTATGAATGGTGTCAAATGCGTTGGATCAAGCTGGGTTAACATAAATTGAACGTCAAAAatactatatatttaaatttaaggaactagtaagaattttaaaattaaataaaacaatattttaagagaaaaaaaattacactaatttttgttatagaaaaCCCCAGTTTTCTAAAATACTactatcaaaatataagaattagTAATcacttttaaataaattaaacaatcaCTTAAGATAGAAAGA contains:
- the LOC126727188 gene encoding gibberellin 2-beta-dioxygenase 8 yields the protein MDSDPPFHEAYKTLFDKRTIEKKITPKNEWVVMVEECELPLIDLSRLDHGDEGEREGCKLEIARASQEWGFFQVVNHGISCEILEKMRFMQERVFKQSFDMKTKEDKYLNFSAGTYRWGTPTATCLRQLSWSEAFHIPLLDISTSPPAGSDSLSSTIGQFATTVSSLAQKLAEILAEKLGHKSTFFQEHCLPSTCYLRMNRYPPCPMPSEVFGLMPHTDSDFLTILHQDQVGGLQLVKDGKWISVKPNPEALIINIGDLFQAWSNDVYKSVQHRVVTNSLVERFSTAYFFCPSYDTVIHSCHEPSVYRKFSFREYRQQVQEDVQKLGSKIGLPRFLVQSQ